In Polaromonas sp. JS666, one genomic interval encodes:
- the tnpC gene encoding Tn3 family transposase post-transcriptional regulator TnpC: protein MSDSQPFINTVYGCLDRVALEKLRDSYDTTTLLRVVDELAELLGDVIGEEGWRDRMLRLHGMAHTVINDAGFAGAADETLPELASEITGQMREAIARLETWIQRIEPLEELAARD, encoded by the coding sequence ATGAGTGACTCACAGCCATTCATCAATACCGTCTATGGTTGCCTGGATCGGGTAGCCTTGGAGAAGTTGCGCGACAGCTACGACACGACGACCTTGCTGCGAGTGGTCGATGAGCTCGCCGAACTGTTGGGTGATGTGATCGGCGAGGAAGGGTGGCGTGACCGGATGCTGCGTCTACATGGCATGGCGCACACCGTTATCAACGACGCTGGTTTTGCCGGGGCGGCCGATGAGACCTTGCCGGAACTGGCATCGGAGATCACCGGACAAATGCGCGAAGCGATTGCGCGGCTCGAAACTTGGATTCAGCGCATTGAGCCGCTTGAGGAACTGGCGGCGCGGGACTGA